In one window of Xiphophorus hellerii strain 12219 chromosome 23, Xiphophorus_hellerii-4.1, whole genome shotgun sequence DNA:
- the slitrk2 gene encoding SLIT and NTRK-like protein 2, which yields MLSGVLFLSVLTVTSLTPSETQSRKTSALKDICKTRCDCEERENILNINCENKGFTTVSQLQAPPNKVSQLFLNANFLSRLSANEFVSYGNVTSLHLGNNGLQEIQTGAFNGLRFLKRLHLNNNHLEVIKEDTFAGLESLEYLQADYNYISTIEPGAFSKLNKLKVLILNDNLLLALPPNIFRFVLLTHLDLRGNRLKMLPFAGVLEHIGGIMEIQLEENPWNCTCDLIPLKSWLDTISVFVGDIVCETPFRLHGQDITQLIKQDLCPRRNAGERAQSASDSHFQGAPHPTYHAGVVTPTRSPKASRPPKMRYRPTPRLSKDKHVFGPIMVYQTRSPVPMLCPSVCVCTSQNPDSGLNINCQERKLQNISELNPKPTYPRKLHLTGNYLQMIYRTDLTEYSSLELLHLGNNRIAVIQEGAFENLTNLRRLYLNGNYIESLSRSLFAGLQSLQYLYLEYNIIKEILPQTFNSLHNLQLLFLNNNLLRSLPDNVFGGTMLTRLNLRNNHFSYLPVQGVLDQLSAFIQIDLQENPWDCTCNIVALKNWMELSSTSVVVNEITCDSPSKHAGRLLRSLRNEAICPEPSEPPPPQLPPPTKAPTVISPSTEATTSPSPSPSPLFSSVSPTDSHLQTPELHPEVPLSVLILGLLVVFILSVCFGAGLFVFVLKRRKGVEHVPTGANNLDLNSFQVQYGSYTPEPTHDKSSESHVYNYIPPPVGSMCQNPIYMQKDGEQVAYYRNLKELSFRSLDAKKEDILTRSPGTYTISTVDFMDKSPTCGLSSPEPPEMLYQNIGERPNKELPTAAGVPPFTYNFCTLPKRPCIVPPYEAAAARRHLTNPDRLNKAVLYGTPRKYFGPEHFSKNNEHPSLLLPGKLKTEPDYLEVLEKQTAMSQL from the coding sequence ATGCTGAGCGGCGTCCTGTTCCTGAGCGTCCTCACCGTCACCAGCCTGACACCGTCCGAAACGCAAAGCCGCAAAACTTCAGCCCTCAAAGACATCTGCAAGACGCGCTGCGACTGCGAGGAGCGGGAGAACATTCTGAACATCAACTGTGAGAATAAGGGATTTACCACGGTCAGCCAGTTGCAGGCGCCCCCGAATAAAGTCTCGCAGCTCTTTCTGAACGCAAACTTCCTGTCGAGGCTCAGTGCCAATGAGTTTGTCAGTTATGGCAATGTCACCTCTTTACATCTGGGAAATAATGGCTTACAGGAGATTCAAACGGGGGCTTTCAACGGTCTCCGCTTCCTCAAGCGGCTCCACCTGAACAACAACCACCTGGAGGTGATTAAAGAGGACACGTTCGCAGGACTGGAGAGTTTGGAATATTTACAGGCAGACTATAATTACATCAGCACTATAGAGCCTGGCGCTTTCAGCAAGCTGAACAAGCTCAAAGTGTTGATCCTCAACGACAACCTCCTGTTGGCTCTGCCTCCCAACATCTTCCGTTTTGTTCTGCTCACCCATCTGGATTTACGTGGCAATCGGCTGAAGATGCTGCCGTTTGCCGGCGTGCTGGAGCACATCGGCGGCATCATGGAGATCCAGCTGGAGGAGAATCCCTGGAACTGCACCTGCGACCTGATCCCCCTCAAGTCCTGGCTGGACACCATCTCCGTCTTCGTGGGGGACATTGTGTGCGAGACGCCGTTCCGGCTGCACGGGCAGGACATCACTCAGCTCATAAAGCAGGACTTGTGTCCGCGCAGGAATGCTGGGGAACGGGCTCAGTCTGCCTCGGACTCTCATTTCCAAGGGGCCCCACACCCGACCTACCACGCAGGCGTCGTCACTCCCACTCGCTCCCCAAAAGCCTCCCGGCCCCCAAAGATGCGCTACAGGCCCACTCCTCGCCTCTCCAAAGACAAGCATGTCTTTGGACCCATAATGGTGTACCAAACTCGCTCTCCTGTCCCCATGCTGTGccccagtgtgtgtgtttgcacgtCGCAAAACCCAGACAGCGGCCTGAACATCAACTGTCAAGAACGGAAGCTGCAGAACATCAGTGAACTGAACCCCAAACCCACATACCCCAGGAAGCTCCACCTAACAGGGAATTACCTGCAGATGATCTACAGAACGGATCTGACGGAGTACAGCTCCCTGGAGCTGCTCCATCTGGGGAATAACAGGATTGCAGTGATTCAGGAAGGCGCATTTGAGAACCTGACGAACCTCAGGCGCCTCTACCTTAATGGGAATTACATTGAGTCGCTCTCTCGGTCCCTGTTTGCTGGTTTGCAGTCTCTGCAGTACCTGTATCTGGAATACAACATCATAAAAGAGATTCTACCACAGACATTCAACTCTCTGCACAACCTTCAGCTGCTTTTCCTCAACAACAATCTGCTGAGATCGCTCCCTGACAATGTTTTTGGGGGCACCATGCTGACCCGACTCAACCTGAGGAACAATCATTTCTCCTACCTCCCGGTTCAAGGCGTTCTGGACCAGCTGTCGGCGTTCATCCAGATCGATCTGCAGGAGAACCCCTGGGACTGCACCTGCAACATTGTGGCGTTGAAGAACTGGATGGAGCTGTCCAGTACCAGCGTGGTGGTCAACGAAATCACCTGCGATTCGCCCTCAAAGCACGCCGGTCGACTGCTTCGCTCGCTCCGCAATGAGGCTATCTGCCCCGAGCCCAGCGAGCCCCCTCCGCCTCAGCTGCCCCCTCCTACAAAAGCCCCGACGGTGATTAGTCCCAGCACCGAAGCCACCACCTCTCCgtccccctctccttcccctttGTTCAGCTCGGTGAGCCCAACAGATTCCCACCTCCAGACACCGGAGCTGCACCCCGAGGTGCCCCTCTCGGTCCTGATCCTAGGCCTCCTCGTGGTCTTCATCTTGTCGGTCTGCTTCGGGGCaggcctttttgtttttgtcctgaaGCGACGCAAAGGGGTGGAGCACGTCCCCACGGGCGCCAACAATCTAGACCTTAACTCTTTCCAAGTGCAATATGGCTCCTACACCCCGGAGCCGACGCACGACAAGAGCTCCGAGAGCCACGTTTACAACTACATCCCCCCGCCTGTGGGCTCCATGTGCCAAAACCCCATTTACATGCAGAAGGACGGCGAGCAGGTGGCTTACTATCGAAACCTGAAGGAGCTCAGCTTCAGGTCGCTGGACGCAAAGAAGGAAGACATCTTGACCCGCAGCCCAGGGACCTACACCATCAGCACGGTGGATTTTATGGATAAATCACCAACATGTGGTCTGAGCAGCCCAGAGCCTCCAGAGATGCTCTACCAGAACATCGGGGAGAGGCCCAACAAGGAGCTCCCGACGGCAGCAGGCGTCCCTCCCTTCACCTACAACTTTTGCACGCTGCCTAAAAGACCCTGCATCGTGCCGCCCTACGAGGCGGCGGCGGCCCGGCGCCACCTGACCAACCCAGACAGGTTGAACAAAGCTGTGCTGTACGGCACTCCGAGGAAATACTTCGGGCCGGAGCACTTCTCCAAAAACAATGAGCACCCTTCGCTGCTGCTCCCTGGGAAGCTAAAAACGGAACCGGACtacctggaggttctggagaaACAGACCGCCATGAGCCAACTGTAA
- the LOC116713888 gene encoding tripartite motif-containing protein 16-like: protein MAQTGVQTDRERFSCSICLDLLKDPVTTACGHSYCMNCITDFWDGEEKKGTYSCPQCRETFRQRPVLKKHTLLAELVEDLKKSRARAAPADHCYAGPGDVACDVCTGRKLKATKSCLVCLVSYCENHLQPHYNVPVLKKHKLVDPSGNLQQNICSRHDEVMKIFCRTDQQCICYLCTMDEHKGHETVPAAAERDEKQKKLQESRQQIQQRIQDREEDVKLLQQEVKAINVSTDKTVEDSGKIFTELIHLLQKRSSDLKQQIRSQQETEVSRVKDVQEKLEQEITELKRRDAELEQLSHTEDHNQFLLNYPSMPELSGSKCSPSINVRPLRHFEDVTAAVSKLREKLQEVLSDSWTNISLTVTEVDVLLSEPKTRPDFLKYSEEITLDVNTANIKLLLSEGNRKATTMKEEQLYPDHPDRFTLSQILSRNSLTGRCYWEVKWEGQVDLAVSYKNISKSGDESDFRYNDKSWSLYCDGSSYTFYHNYEGTDVSGPVSSIVGVYLDHTAGILSFYSVSETMTLLHRVQTTFTQPLHAGLGFYDDGNSAEFIKLT, encoded by the coding sequence ATGGCGCAGACAGGAGTTCAGACGGACCGAGAAAGATTCTCTTGTTCCATCTGTTTGGATCTATTGAAGGATCCAGTGACTACAGcctgtggacacagctactgtatgaactgtattaCAGACTTCTGGGatggagaggaaaagaaaggaacCTATAGCTGCCCTCAATGTAGAGAGACCTTCAGACAGAGGCCTGTCTTGAAGAAACACACCCTGTTAGCAGAGTTAGTGGAGGACCTGAAGAAAAGCAGAGccagagctgctccagctgaccactgctatgctggacctggagatgtggcctgtgatgtCTGCACTGGGAGGAAGTTGAAAGCTACAAAGTCCTGTCTGGTTTGTCTGGTTTCTTACTGTGAGAATCATCTCCAACCTCACTACAATGTTcctgttttaaagaaacataagCTGGTGGATCCCTCTGGGAATCTTCAGCAGAACATCTGCTCTCGtcatgatgaggtgatgaagatctTCTGTCGTACTGATCAGCAGTGTATCTGTTATCTCTGCActatggatgaacataaaggccatgaaacagtcccagctgcagcagaaagagatgagaagcagaagaagctcCAGGAGAGTCGACAACAAatccagcagagaatccaggacagagaggaagatgtgaagctgcttcaacaagAGGTGAAGGCCATCAATGTCTCTactgataaaacagtggaggacagtggGAAGATCTTTACTGAGCTGATCCatctcctccagaaaagaagctctgatttgaaacagcagatcagatcccagcaggaaactgaagtgagtcgagtcaaagatgttcaggagaagctggagcaggagatcactgagctgaagaggagagacgctgagctggagcagctctcacacacagaggatcacaaccagtttctcctcaactacccctcaaTGCCAGAACTCAGTGGGTCTAAATGCTCACCTAGCATCAATgtccgtcctctgagacactttgaggatgtgacagcagctgtgtcaaAGCTCAGAGAGAAACTACAGGAAGTCCTGAGTgactcatggacaaacatctcactgacGGTCACTGAGGTGGATGTTCTACTGTCAGAACCAAAGACCAGACCTGACTTCTTAAAATATTCTGAAGAAATAACTCTGGAtgtaaacacagcaaacataaaACTGTTATTATCTGAGGGAAACAGGAAAGCAACAACAATGAAAGAAGAACAACtttatcctgatcatccagacagattcacTCTTTCTCAGATCCTGAGCAGAAACAGTCTGACTGGacgctgttactgggaggtgaaGTGGGAAGGACAGGTTGATCTAGCAGTTTCATACAAGAATATCAGCAAATCAGGAGATGAAAGTGATTTTCGATACAATGACAAATCCTGGTCTTTATATTGCGATGGAAGCAGTTATACATTTTATCACAACTATGAAGGAACCGATGTGTCAGGTCCAGTTTCATCCATAGTaggagtgtacctggatcacacagcaggtattctgtctttctacagcgtctctgaaaccatgactctcctccacagagtccagaccacaTTCACCCAGCCGCTACATGCTGGACTTGGGTTTTATGATGATGGAAACTCAGCTGAGTTCATTAAGCTGACATAG